DNA from Gemmatimonadaceae bacterium:
GCGGCCTGCAGGACCTTGCTGCGGAGGTCAGGTGCGAGTTGCGGGCGCGCGTCGAGGAAAGCGCGCACCAGCTGCAGGGCCTCGTCACCGGTCTGGCCGTCGAGGAATCCATTGATCCACGCGCCGACAAAGAAGATGCGGCGATTGCGCTGGATCCACGGCAGCGAGTCGAGGGCCGCCGTGAGGAAGGGGCGTGTGAGGCGTTGTGCCTCTACGGCGTTGAACGCATCGAGGCTGGCCGTGGCCCAGTCTTCATTCAAGTCGCGATCGTCGAAGTATCGGCGGAAGTATTCGGCCTTGGTGGCCGCATCGGTCCGCGCGGCATGGGCGACGAACGCGCGTCGCGCGCCCTCCGGCGTCTGGTCCCGCGCCGTTTCCGCCGCGAGACGGGCGCTGGCGGTCGGAGCGTCGAGGGTCACCAGTCGCGTGACGAGGGCCCAGCGGGCCGGCGCGCGCAGCGTGTCCCCGACGATCGTGGTGCTGTCAAGCATTCCGTCAAGGATGGCGACGGCCGGGGCCGTGGCCGCTACCCTGATGTAGGTGTCGAGATGCGCCTTGCGCACGCCGTAGGGTCGCCGCGCGTCGTTCGCGCCGACGAGCAGCACGCGCTCGACGTCGGGCAGGAAGGCGGCACGCTGCACGTCGCCGAGGTACGCCGTGGTGGCTCGTGCGATGCGCGAGAGGAGGCCGCCGACCAGCTGTTCGTCGGATTCGCCCGGCAACTCGCGCAGCGCGGCGCGCAGGAAGCGATCCGGGCCGAGGGTCGCTTCGCGGACCAGGTCCCACAACGCGCCCCACAGCATGGTGCGCAGAAACGCATCGTCGATCGCACCGATGTCCCGCTCCAGCGTGGCCACGCTCCCGGGATCGAGGAGCACGAGGCCATAGGCCTGGTCCTGCGCGTTGGCGAAGATGAACTGCGGTGCCGGTCGACCGGCGAGTTCCGCGACCCAGGTCGTTTCCGCCGTGATGTTGAGGGGAATCCGCAGGGTCTCTCCGCGCTCGAAGACGGCGAGCAATTCGGTGCGGATCGGCCAGGGGCGCGACCCGGAGAGCGCGCGCGCAGGCCGTTGCACCAGGGAGAACGACACGATGCGGCCGTCGCGGACCACCGACCGTTGCTCCAGCACCGGCATGCCCGGGCGCAGGATCCACGAATCTCCCCAGACGGCGAGCGACCGTCCCGATGCCGTACCAATGGCATGCACAAGGTCGCGCCACGTGGCGTTCTGATAGGCATGCTCGCGAAGGAAACGCTGCAGGCCCTGCCGAAAGGCCGAATCACCGACGAGGTAGTTGAGCTGCTTGAGAATCGACGGCGCCTTGTTGTAGACGATCGCGCCGTAGTTGCTCTTGGCCTGGTCCAGGTTGCCGAGTCGCTGCCAGACGGGCGTGGTCCCTTCCGTCAGGTCGACGGCATAGGCCGCGGGCTTGTTACGAAGGTAGAACGACTTCCACGCGTGCGAGTCGGGATCCAGGTCCGCCTGCATGCGGGCCGCCATGTACGTCGCAAACCCCTCCTTGAGCCACAGGTCGTCGAACCAGCGCATCGTCACGAGGTCGCCGAACCACTGGTGGGCGACCTCGTGATAGATCGTTGAGGTGCGACCGAGGCGTTGCGTCACGGTCGGTCGCTCGCGGAAGACGAAGCGCTCTTCCGAATAGAAAATCGCCCCCGGGTGTTCCATGCCACCGAACGGGAAGGCGGGCGCGAGTACCATGTCGAGCTTCTGGAACGGGAAGCGCGACGCGAAGTAGCGCTCGAGCCAGGTCGCCGCGCGATCGTTGGCCACGATGATCGAATCGGCATCGACGTCGGCCAGGCGTGACTGCCTCACGTACAGCGAGATCGGCTTGCGCGTCCCCTTGCTCCGGACTTCGGCCCAGGGCCCGGCGGCGAAGGCGATGAGGTAGGTGCTGATGGGCTCCGTCTCGCGGAACGAGTGAACGATGCCGCGCGAGGTGGAATCCGACTTGATGCGCGTCCCATTGGCCACCGCGCGCCAATCTCGCGGGGTGGTCAGCGTCAGGGTGACCCGGGCCTTGAGGTCAGGCTGATCGAAACAGGGGAACAGCTGGTTCGCGTCCGAGGGCACGAGCAGGGTGTAGAGATACGCTCGCCGGTCGGCGGGATCCCGGACGCGAATGATGCTCGCGCCGACCGCGGCGACCATCGCGCCGAATTCCACCTCGATCCGGTTTTCGCCCGAACGCACCAGGCGCTGGGGGATGCGGAGGTGCGCCCCGTTGAACCGCGGGTCCTCGAGGGGTCGCCCGTTCACGCGGACCCGCTCCAGGATCGGCCCGCGGAAATCGACAACCACGTCACCGGGGCGCAGGCGCGTGAAGCCGATGGTGACGCGCCCGCGTGCGGTATCGGCCTCGGAGACGTTCATCACCAGGTCGTACCGCACGTTGCCGATGCGCTCAGCGCGATAGCGGGCGAGTGCCAGGGACACCCCGGGCGCCGTGAGCGAATCCTCCTGCCCATGCAGCGGCGCGGCGAGGACAAGGGCACCCGCGAGGGCGAGGTGGCGCATCATGCGCTTGAGCGTACTCGGGGGTGGAGCAGCACGGTAGTGCCGTGGCACGGAGCGCACACCGCGGTGGGTGGAGCGCACAGCACACGCGTGGCCCCGACCCTTTTCTTCGGGGCGCGGCGCTCTGATAATCCCGGGACTCCATTCGGGTGAGAATCGCGTCATGCGGATCACAAAGGTCGGGGTGGTGGGAGCCGGGGCCATGGGCACGGGCATCGCCGCACTCTGTGCGTCGGCGGGCGTTCCGGTGGTGCTCCTCGACATGCCGACGGACGGCGACCGCGACGCCCTGGCACGAAACGCCGTGGCGAAGGCCCTCAAGGCCAAACCAGCCCCCTTCATGGATGCGGCGCACGCCGCCCTGATCTCCACGGGGAACACCGAAGACCATCTCCCCCGGCTTGCAGACTGCGATTGGATCGTCGAGGCCATCGTCGAACAGATCGAACCCAAGCAGGCGCTCTTCGCGCGCATCGAAGCGGTGGCTGGTCCGGACGCGATCGTCGCGTCGAACACGTCGAGCATCCCCATGCACGTGCTGACGCAGGGGCGCAGCGCGGCGTTCCGCCGGAACTTCCTCGGCACGCACTTCTTCAATCCCGTTCGGTACCTGCACCTCCTGGAGGTGATTCCCACCCCGGAGACCAGCGACGTCGCGATCACGCGCATGCGTCGGTTCGCCGAACGCACGCTGGGAAAGGGTGTCGTCATCGCCAGGGATACCCCGGGATTCATCGCCAATCGCCTTGGGCTCTTTGGCGTCGTGCGCGTCCTGCGGTTGATGGAGCAGTTCGGCCTGACCATCGACGAGGTTGACGCGATGACGGGGCCGTTCATCGGACGCCCCAGGTCCGCGACGTTTCGCACCAGCGACATCAGCGGCATCGACGTGTTGGCCCACGTGGCCGCGAGCACCGCGAAGGGGACGGGCGAAGATCTCGCGCTGCCGTCGTGGGTGCATCAGCTCGTGGCGGAAGGGCGACTGGGTGAAAAGAGCGGCGCAGGCTTCTACCGAAAGGACAAGAGCGGCATCCACACGCTCGACTGGCGCACCATGCAGTACGCGCCCAAGGTCGACGCATTTCCTCCCGAACTCGCCGCGCTGCAAAAGCTCCCGCTGGCCGAACGGCTGCGAGGTCTGGTGACGGCGGGGGGCCACAAGGCGGAGTTCGTGCGCACGCTCCTCCTCGACATTTCGCGCTACACGATCGAAACCGCCCCCGACATCGCCCACGACCTGGTGTCCGTGGATCGCGCGATGGAATGGGGCTATGGGTGGGAGGCCGGGCCCTTTCGTCAGATGGATGCGATGGGTCTCGATGTCATCAAGGCCTCATACGCACGCAGCCGAGCGCCGGAGCCGCGACTGCTCGCGGCGGCGCATGAGGGCTTCTATCGCGCGCTCCACAGCGGCGCCCGGCAGCTCACGCTTGGGGGGTCCTACGCACCCATCGAACCCACGCCTGGGCTCATCGATCTCCAAACACTGCGTGCATCTGGCGGCGTGATCGACAGCAATCCGGGCGCGGCGCTGCTCGACCTCGGCGATGGCGTGCTGTTGCTCGAGTTCCGCGGCAAGATGAACACGCTCGGACCAGGCGTGTTCGCGATGCTCGACGTCGCCTCGCGCCGCATTTGCCGCGGGGACTCCGAGGGCCTGGTGATCGGCAATGCCGACCCGCGCACGTTCACCGCGGGCGCGGACCTTGGCCTCGTGGCGGCGCAGGTTCAGGCGGGCGACTGGACGTCGCTCGAACGCAGCGTCCATGAGTTTCAGCAAGGCGTGCTGTCGCTCCGCCGATCACCCTTCCCCGTCGTCGTGGCGCCCTTCGGACTCACTCTCGGCGGTGGCTGCGAGATGTTGCTGCACGCCGACGCGGTTCAGGCGCACGCGGAACTGTACTGTGGGCTGGTTGAGGTTGGCGTCGGCCTCCTGCCAGGGGGCGGTGGCACCAAGGAGCTGCTGTTCCGCTTCACTCGCGACCTGGCTCCGTACGACGAGGCCGATCCGTTCGAGGCCGTGCGCCGCGCGTTCAAGCTGATCTCGATGGCGGTGACGAGTACCAGTGCCGCCGAGGCGAGGCGCCTCGGCATCCTGCGCGAGCGCGACCGGATCACGATGAACCGCGATCGATTGCTGGCCGACGCGAAGGCACGCGTGCTGGACCTGGCGCCGGACTACACGCCGCCGATGCCCATGACCATCCGCGCGCTCGGCCGCGAGGCGATGGGGAACCTCGAGTACGCCGTCTGGGCGATGAAGGAGGGCGGCTACATCTCGGACCACGACGTGCAGATCGGCCAGCGCATCGCGTACGTGCTCTCCGGAGGCGATGGTCCGCCGCGCGACGTCACCGAGCAGGACGTGCTGGACCTCGAGCGCGAGGCGTTCCTCGGGCTGCTGGGAACGCGGGAAACGCAGGAACGGATCGCCCACATGCTCGCCACGGGCAAGCCACTCCGCAACTGAACCGGAGGTAGACTCGTTATGCGGGATGCCGTGATCGTCAGCGCCGTGCGGAGCGCGGTGGGCCGAGGCAAGCGCGACGGCTCGCTGGCGTCGGTGCACCCGATCGACCTCTCGGCCACCGTGATGCAGGAGGCGGTGAAACGTGCAGACATCGACCCGCGGACCATCGACGACGTGTTGTGGGGCTGCGCGATGCCAGAGGCATCGCAGGGGCTCAACATCGCGCGCCTCGCGGTGCTCCGCGCCCGGCTGCCCGTGGACGTTCCGGCGGCCACGATCAATCGGTTCTGCTCGTCCGGACTCCAGACCGTGGCCTCCGCGGCGCAGGCGATCATGAGCGGGATGGCCGACGTGGTGGTCGCCGGTGGCGTGGAGATGATGAGTCAGGTGCCCATGTCCGGCTACCACACCCGACTGCACGACGGCATGACGGAAGGCATGATCGGCATGGGCTTCACCGCCGAGCGAGTCGCGTCACGCTGGAAGGTGTCGCGGGCCGACCAGGACGCGTACGCGCTGTCGAGCCATCAGAAGGCTGCGGCCGCGCTCGA
Protein-coding regions in this window:
- a CDS encoding 3-hydroxyacyl-CoA dehydrogenase/enoyl-CoA hydratase family protein, with amino-acid sequence MRITKVGVVGAGAMGTGIAALCASAGVPVVLLDMPTDGDRDALARNAVAKALKAKPAPFMDAAHAALISTGNTEDHLPRLADCDWIVEAIVEQIEPKQALFARIEAVAGPDAIVASNTSSIPMHVLTQGRSAAFRRNFLGTHFFNPVRYLHLLEVIPTPETSDVAITRMRRFAERTLGKGVVIARDTPGFIANRLGLFGVVRVLRLMEQFGLTIDEVDAMTGPFIGRPRSATFRTSDISGIDVLAHVAASTAKGTGEDLALPSWVHQLVAEGRLGEKSGAGFYRKDKSGIHTLDWRTMQYAPKVDAFPPELAALQKLPLAERLRGLVTAGGHKAEFVRTLLLDISRYTIETAPDIAHDLVSVDRAMEWGYGWEAGPFRQMDAMGLDVIKASYARSRAPEPRLLAAAHEGFYRALHSGARQLTLGGSYAPIEPTPGLIDLQTLRASGGVIDSNPGAALLDLGDGVLLLEFRGKMNTLGPGVFAMLDVASRRICRGDSEGLVIGNADPRTFTAGADLGLVAAQVQAGDWTSLERSVHEFQQGVLSLRRSPFPVVVAPFGLTLGGGCEMLLHADAVQAHAELYCGLVEVGVGLLPGGGGTKELLFRFTRDLAPYDEADPFEAVRRAFKLISMAVTSTSAAEARRLGILRERDRITMNRDRLLADAKARVLDLAPDYTPPMPMTIRALGREAMGNLEYAVWAMKEGGYISDHDVQIGQRIAYVLSGGDGPPRDVTEQDVLDLEREAFLGLLGTRETQERIAHMLATGKPLRN
- a CDS encoding ERAP1-like C-terminal domain-containing protein, yielding MRHLALAGALVLAAPLHGQEDSLTAPGVSLALARYRAERIGNVRYDLVMNVSEADTARGRVTIGFTRLRPGDVVVDFRGPILERVRVNGRPLEDPRFNGAHLRIPQRLVRSGENRIEVEFGAMVAAVGASIIRVRDPADRRAYLYTLLVPSDANQLFPCFDQPDLKARVTLTLTTPRDWRAVANGTRIKSDSTSRGIVHSFRETEPISTYLIAFAAGPWAEVRSKGTRKPISLYVRQSRLADVDADSIIVANDRAATWLERYFASRFPFQKLDMVLAPAFPFGGMEHPGAIFYSEERFVFRERPTVTQRLGRTSTIYHEVAHQWFGDLVTMRWFDDLWLKEGFATYMAARMQADLDPDSHAWKSFYLRNKPAAYAVDLTEGTTPVWQRLGNLDQAKSNYGAIVYNKAPSILKQLNYLVGDSAFRQGLQRFLREHAYQNATWRDLVHAIGTASGRSLAVWGDSWILRPGMPVLEQRSVVRDGRIVSFSLVQRPARALSGSRPWPIRTELLAVFERGETLRIPLNITAETTWVAELAGRPAPQFIFANAQDQAYGLVLLDPGSVATLERDIGAIDDAFLRTMLWGALWDLVREATLGPDRFLRAALRELPGESDEQLVGGLLSRIARATTAYLGDVQRAAFLPDVERVLLVGANDARRPYGVRKAHLDTYIRVAATAPAVAILDGMLDSTTIVGDTLRAPARWALVTRLVTLDAPTASARLAAETARDQTPEGARRAFVAHAARTDAATKAEYFRRYFDDRDLNEDWATASLDAFNAVEAQRLTRPFLTAALDSLPWIQRNRRIFFVGAWINGFLDGQTGDEALQLVRAFLDARPQLAPDLRSKVLQAADELERTVRIRRTFGLDAPRADPLW